One Verrucomicrobiia bacterium genomic window carries:
- a CDS encoding protein phosphatase 2C domain-containing protein — translation MHPNTPANPINATGLRWFGWTDRGKVRKNNEDSFLGLQFDAREVHHLGRLGEASLQNRDFAFAVSDGMGGALAGEYASRIAVEKITHLLPRSFQHRATGMNAGFADVMEELFSEVHRALAYLGSCYDECSGMEATLSLCWLTPEWMYFGHIGDSRIYYLRAQDSTIKQLSHDDTHVGWLFRSGKINEREARTHPRRNVLQKALGGSNQFVDPQVGAVGLERGDIFLLCSDGLTDGLYDHHLVDLLRTSAEGADHNPARALVEASLAQSGRDNTTAVVIEAT, via the coding sequence ATGCATCCCAACACCCCTGCAAATCCAATCAACGCCACGGGCCTTCGCTGGTTCGGCTGGACCGATCGCGGCAAGGTTCGCAAGAACAACGAAGACTCCTTTCTCGGACTCCAGTTCGATGCGCGCGAGGTCCATCACCTCGGCAGGTTGGGCGAAGCCTCGCTGCAGAACCGCGACTTTGCCTTTGCTGTCAGCGATGGCATGGGCGGTGCGCTCGCTGGCGAATACGCCAGCCGCATCGCGGTTGAGAAGATTACGCACCTGCTGCCGAGGTCGTTTCAACATCGAGCGACGGGAATGAATGCCGGCTTTGCAGATGTCATGGAGGAACTGTTCAGTGAAGTCCATCGCGCGCTGGCATACCTCGGCAGCTGCTATGACGAGTGTTCTGGAATGGAAGCCACGTTAAGCCTTTGCTGGCTGACTCCCGAATGGATGTATTTCGGCCACATTGGCGACAGCCGCATTTATTATCTGCGTGCGCAGGATTCGACCATCAAGCAACTCAGCCACGACGACACGCACGTTGGCTGGCTGTTCCGAAGCGGAAAGATCAATGAGCGCGAAGCGCGGACGCATCCGCGCCGCAACGTGCTTCAGAAGGCGCTGGGTGGAAGCAATCAGTTCGTTGATCCGCAGGTGGGTGCCGTGGGTCTCGAACGCGGAGATATTTTCCTGCTCTGCTCGGACGGTCTGACTGACGGCCTTTACGATCATCATCTGGTCGATCTGCTAAGGACGTCAGCCGAGGGCGCCGACCACAACCCTGCTCGAGCACTTGTCGAAGCATCGCTTGCTCAATCCGGCCGCGACAACACCACCGCCGTTGTAATCGAGGCAACTTGA
- the glmS gene encoding glutamine--fructose-6-phosphate transaminase (isomerizing): protein MCGIIGYVGKKTAAPILLEGLRRLEYRGYDSAGLAVLHEADLLVRKRKGKIDEGLARALVHEPPVGKLGIGHTRWATHGPPSDDNCHPHLDRSGKIAVVHNGVIENYDRLKARLMSAGHTFCSETDTEVLAHLIGDHYQKHAGKNGESNALTLAVCDALREVIGTYGLAAISTAHPDIIVGARRGSPLIIGIGDGENFVASDANAIVAHTRKVVFLNDYDVATITSDRFDVQNLGTDIPKVQISDLEFSSQDAERGEFQHFMAKEIFEQPRTVENALRGRLDFEGATAKFGGLNMSPAELRAIDRIVIAASGTSWHAALVGEYLIEELAHLPVEVEFAHEFCYRNAPLEPNTILLVISQSGETADTLAALREAKRRGHRALAIVNVVGSTIARESDGGIYMHAGPEIGVASTKAFVSTLSILTLLGIFLGRMRMLSVNRATELLKALEALPAQIQQVLDRDEEIRKLALKYAQADDFFFLGRGYTFPVALEGALKLKEISYIHAEGYSAAEMKHGPIALIDEKTPTVFLVPQDSMYDRTMANLAMIRARKGPVIALATEGDETVKKVADDVFYLPKTLEPLCPILASVPLQLFAYHIAVARGCDVDKPRNLAKSVTVQ, encoded by the coding sequence ATGTGCGGAATTATTGGATACGTCGGCAAGAAAACGGCAGCTCCGATCCTGTTGGAGGGATTGCGGCGCCTCGAATACCGCGGCTATGACAGCGCGGGGTTGGCGGTGTTGCATGAGGCCGACCTGCTCGTGCGGAAGCGGAAGGGCAAAATCGACGAAGGCCTGGCCCGCGCACTGGTCCATGAACCGCCCGTTGGGAAACTCGGAATCGGCCATACCCGCTGGGCGACTCACGGCCCACCCTCGGACGATAACTGTCATCCGCACCTTGATCGTTCCGGGAAAATCGCGGTCGTGCACAACGGCGTCATTGAAAATTACGATCGCCTGAAAGCACGGCTTATGAGTGCAGGCCACACGTTCTGTTCAGAAACGGATACCGAGGTGTTGGCGCACCTGATCGGCGATCATTATCAGAAACATGCCGGGAAGAATGGTGAATCCAACGCGCTCACGCTGGCAGTCTGCGACGCGCTGCGCGAGGTGATCGGCACTTACGGGCTTGCGGCGATCAGCACGGCGCACCCTGACATTATTGTTGGGGCGAGGCGGGGTTCACCGTTGATCATTGGGATTGGCGATGGTGAGAACTTCGTGGCAAGCGACGCGAATGCGATTGTAGCGCACACACGAAAAGTGGTGTTCCTGAACGACTACGATGTCGCAACGATCACTTCGGACCGTTTCGATGTGCAGAATCTCGGAACGGATATTCCGAAGGTGCAGATCAGCGATCTGGAATTCAGTTCGCAGGATGCTGAGCGCGGTGAATTCCAGCATTTCATGGCCAAGGAGATCTTCGAGCAACCCCGAACCGTCGAGAATGCATTGCGAGGGCGTCTCGATTTCGAGGGAGCGACAGCAAAGTTTGGGGGCCTGAACATGAGCCCTGCGGAATTGCGCGCCATCGACCGGATTGTCATCGCGGCGAGCGGCACGAGCTGGCACGCAGCGCTTGTCGGCGAGTATCTGATTGAGGAACTTGCGCACCTTCCGGTTGAGGTGGAGTTCGCGCACGAGTTTTGTTACCGCAACGCCCCATTGGAACCGAACACCATCCTGCTCGTCATCTCACAATCGGGGGAGACTGCCGATACGCTCGCTGCATTGCGCGAGGCCAAGCGCCGCGGTCATCGTGCGCTCGCCATCGTCAACGTCGTGGGAAGCACGATTGCCCGTGAGTCGGACGGCGGCATCTACATGCACGCAGGCCCCGAAATCGGGGTGGCATCGACCAAGGCATTCGTTTCAACCCTATCCATACTGACGCTCCTGGGAATCTTTCTGGGACGCATGCGCATGTTGTCGGTGAACCGGGCAACGGAGTTGTTAAAGGCATTGGAAGCACTTCCGGCCCAGATACAACAGGTGCTGGATCGGGATGAGGAGATTCGGAAACTCGCGCTGAAGTATGCCCAGGCCGACGACTTTTTCTTTCTCGGCCGCGGCTATACTTTCCCCGTTGCGCTCGAGGGCGCCTTGAAGCTCAAGGAAATCTCCTACATTCATGCGGAAGGCTATTCCGCTGCGGAGATGAAGCACGGGCCGATTGCGTTGATCGACGAGAAGACGCCGACAGTGTTCCTGGTGCCGCAGGATTCAATGTATGACCGCACCATGGCAAACCTGGCCATGATTCGTGCTCGCAAAGGTCCCGTCATTGCCCTGGCAACTGAGGGTGACGAGACGGTGAAGAAGGTCGCCGACGATGTGTTTTACCTGCCAAAGACCCTGGAGCCCCTCTGTCCGATCCTTGCAAGCGTGCCGCTACAGCTCTTTGCGTATCACATTGCCGTCGCCCGCGGCTGCGATGTGGACAAGCCGCGCAATCTCGCGAAGAGCGTGACGGTTCAGTGA
- a CDS encoding BamA/TamA family outer membrane protein has protein sequence MAIPVRAQDAAQPAPPKPAKLKISGYGLLGNLRLRQMLRILQEGKTPPTLYDANFVEDAALLLVSRLNDDGFLRPVITARLTLDDGTEAIHIWDEPVEEPMQRPIAARAVQFEIDPGVFYYFEDLKFSGLDAVPEKTARAYFVETGGLLSLKRNRLYSPERLKRSIGNLTDQLHRLGYQNASVVTTNIDSNPQTGATRATVVVQQGPQFIVRSVFQELYIDTNAEPAESRTVYPGEPFSKIWEQDHGQSLRTNYFQMGYPDTTVTIETAGQSTQTNQVQLDMKAVVHTGPRVRVGTVSFSGNVRTRDAVLERRLPLDDGDWLNRIRAERGRYRLSRLGVFDSVELKYDAVDEHTRNITYVLDEGKQIDVSLLFGFGSYELLRGGVQVDQFNVFGRAHHQRLKVVQSFRSSSADYLYTMPEFFGENMDVFITGEGLRREEVSFTRLEYGGGAGLRKYFRGIHTDISTRYNYEILQAQDVDPDIELLGVQNSRAAAIITDLNHDRRDNPLYPRRGYKLFANLEVASDYLGGDVDYQRMEMSGAWHRAISDSQWVHLGISHGLVAAISSTAEDLPFNRRFFPGGENSVRGYTEGEAAPRNERGEVVGAETYLLGNFEFEQGLTPTWSVVVFADAVTFGRDLSAYPGDETLVSVGLGLRWKTFIGPVRVEYGHNLNPRSEDPSGAVHFSLGFPF, from the coding sequence ATGGCAATTCCAGTTCGGGCGCAGGACGCCGCGCAGCCTGCGCCTCCCAAGCCGGCCAAACTCAAAATCTCGGGATACGGTCTGCTTGGCAATCTTCGCCTTCGGCAGATGCTGCGGATTCTGCAGGAGGGCAAGACGCCGCCAACCTTGTACGACGCCAACTTCGTCGAGGACGCGGCGCTCCTGCTGGTTTCGCGATTGAACGATGACGGGTTTCTCAGGCCGGTGATCACGGCGCGGCTGACGCTTGATGACGGGACGGAAGCAATCCATATCTGGGACGAACCTGTTGAGGAACCGATGCAGCGGCCCATAGCGGCGCGAGCCGTCCAGTTTGAAATCGATCCGGGAGTGTTTTACTACTTTGAGGACCTGAAATTTTCCGGTCTCGATGCGGTTCCTGAAAAAACAGCGCGCGCGTATTTTGTGGAAACGGGCGGCTTGTTGTCGTTGAAACGCAATCGACTGTATTCTCCAGAACGCCTTAAGCGAAGCATCGGGAACCTCACGGATCAACTCCATCGCCTCGGTTACCAGAATGCCAGCGTCGTCACAACCAACATCGATTCGAATCCTCAGACGGGTGCAACGCGTGCGACTGTGGTGGTGCAACAGGGTCCGCAATTCATCGTGCGCTCGGTTTTTCAGGAGCTCTATATCGACACCAACGCGGAACCCGCCGAGAGCCGCACGGTGTATCCTGGCGAGCCTTTCTCGAAGATATGGGAACAGGACCACGGCCAGAGCCTCCGAACCAATTATTTTCAAATGGGTTATCCCGACACCACGGTGACAATTGAAACAGCCGGTCAATCGACGCAGACCAACCAGGTCCAGCTCGACATGAAGGCGGTGGTGCATACCGGGCCTCGCGTTCGGGTTGGGACAGTGAGCTTTTCGGGAAACGTTCGCACGCGCGACGCCGTCCTCGAGCGCCGCCTCCCGTTGGATGATGGCGACTGGCTCAATCGCATTCGCGCGGAGCGCGGGCGCTATCGGCTCTCGCGACTCGGCGTGTTTGATTCTGTTGAGCTGAAATACGACGCGGTCGACGAGCACACGCGAAACATCACGTACGTTCTCGATGAGGGGAAGCAGATCGACGTAAGCCTGCTGTTCGGATTTGGCAGTTACGAGTTGCTGCGTGGCGGCGTCCAGGTCGACCAATTCAATGTGTTCGGCCGCGCGCACCATCAGCGGCTGAAGGTGGTGCAGTCATTCCGTTCCTCCAGCGCTGATTACCTGTACACAATGCCGGAATTTTTCGGCGAAAACATGGACGTGTTCATCACGGGCGAGGGTTTGCGTCGCGAGGAGGTTTCGTTTACGCGGCTCGAATACGGAGGCGGCGCCGGTTTGCGGAAATATTTTCGCGGCATCCATACGGACATCAGCACCCGCTACAACTACGAGATCCTGCAGGCACAGGACGTTGACCCCGATATCGAGCTTCTGGGCGTGCAGAATTCCCGGGCAGCCGCAATCATCACCGACTTGAATCACGATCGGCGAGACAACCCCTTGTATCCACGGCGTGGGTACAAACTCTTCGCCAACCTTGAAGTGGCAAGCGATTACCTCGGCGGCGACGTCGATTACCAGCGAATGGAAATGTCGGGAGCGTGGCATCGTGCCATCAGCGATTCACAATGGGTGCATCTTGGAATCAGCCATGGTCTTGTAGCCGCCATATCCAGCACTGCGGAGGATCTGCCGTTCAACCGGCGGTTCTTCCCGGGTGGCGAAAACTCGGTGCGTGGTTACACGGAAGGTGAGGCTGCACCGCGCAACGAACGAGGTGAAGTGGTCGGTGCAGAAACCTACCTGCTCGGCAATTTCGAGTTCGAGCAGGGTCTCACGCCCACGTGGTCCGTCGTCGTATTCGCCGACGCCGTCACCTTTGGCCGGGACCTGTCGGCGTATCCGGGCGATGAGACGCTCGTGTCCGTGGGGCTCGGACTCCGATGGAAGACTTTCATCGGCCCGGTGCGGGTGGAGTATGGGCACAATCTCAATCCCCGCAGCGAAGACCCATCCGGCGCGGTTCATTTCTCGCTCGGTTTCCCGTTTTGA
- the rpsB gene encoding 30S ribosomal protein S2, whose amino-acid sequence MISIGVKELLESGVHFGHQTKRWNPKMKPFIFDARNGIHIIDLSKTLTQLEAACDFLASIVGKGERVLFVGTKKQAQQAVKETAKECGQFYVTERWLGGTLTNFQTIKRSIARLKQIEKMESDGSINNYVKQEQSMIRREAARQVKYFDGIRAMDKFPGAMFVVDIKREHNAIAEARRLKIPVVAIVDTNCDPDLVEFPIAGNDDAIRSVRVILQTVAQTITRARGEYEAKYGRRRTEQGEKFESAEAVEIAAGEDPSTPESSPA is encoded by the coding sequence GTGATCAGTATCGGCGTTAAGGAATTGTTGGAATCGGGCGTTCATTTCGGCCACCAGACCAAGCGGTGGAACCCCAAGATGAAGCCCTTCATCTTCGATGCCCGCAACGGCATCCATATCATCGACCTTAGCAAAACCCTCACCCAGCTCGAAGCCGCCTGCGACTTTCTCGCCTCGATCGTTGGCAAGGGTGAGCGCGTCCTGTTCGTTGGCACCAAGAAGCAGGCGCAGCAGGCGGTTAAGGAAACCGCAAAGGAATGCGGCCAGTTTTATGTCACCGAACGCTGGCTCGGCGGCACGCTCACCAATTTCCAGACCATCAAGCGCTCGATCGCCCGCCTCAAGCAGATCGAAAAAATGGAATCCGACGGCAGCATTAATAATTACGTCAAGCAGGAGCAGTCGATGATCCGCCGCGAGGCCGCCCGCCAGGTGAAGTATTTCGACGGCATCCGCGCCATGGACAAATTCCCGGGTGCGATGTTCGTGGTCGACATCAAGCGTGAGCACAATGCCATCGCCGAAGCCCGCCGCCTGAAGATCCCTGTTGTCGCGATCGTTGACACGAACTGCGATCCCGACCTGGTGGAATTCCCGATTGCTGGCAACGACGATGCGATCCGTTCCGTGCGCGTGATCCTCCAGACTGTGGCGCAAACGATCACCCGCGCCCGTGGCGAATACGAAGCGAAATACGGCCGCCGCCGCACCGAGCAGGGCGAGAAATTTGAATCTGCAGAAGCGGTGGAAATTGCAGCTGGCGAAGATCCTTCAACTCCGGAAAGTTCGCCGGCCTGA
- a CDS encoding serine/threonine protein phosphatase, whose translation MPHSGIRPGWEFTSQSSFPMARHWTILGADWDWFRMLKVKDTLRATVHLTFDGQVIKAYHGPNAGERFDNEVRVLRHLEARGCNFVPRLLEADREKMRIVTTNCGTRVERIDDQRVKELFGELEQFGVRHDDPDIRNVTYRQSDGRFCLIDFEFATILPGFE comes from the coding sequence ATGCCGCACTCGGGCATTCGCCCCGGATGGGAGTTCACCTCGCAGTCGAGCTTTCCAATGGCGCGGCACTGGACAATATTGGGGGCCGATTGGGACTGGTTCCGTATGTTGAAAGTCAAAGACACACTTCGCGCGACGGTGCATCTCACCTTCGATGGGCAGGTCATCAAGGCCTACCACGGCCCCAACGCCGGCGAGCGCTTTGACAACGAAGTCCGCGTGCTGCGGCATCTTGAGGCGCGTGGCTGCAACTTCGTTCCCCGCCTGCTTGAGGCTGACCGCGAGAAGATGCGCATCGTCACCACCAACTGCGGAACGCGCGTCGAGCGGATTGACGATCAGCGTGTAAAGGAACTGTTCGGGGAGCTCGAGCAGTTCGGTGTGCGCCACGACGATCCAGATATCCGGAACGTCACGTACCGGCAATCCGACGGGCGCTTTTGCTTGATCGATTTTGAGTTCGCCACCATTCTCCCCGGCTTCGAGTGA
- a CDS encoding translocation/assembly module TamB domain-containing protein, with product MGRKRQLLVRWLVIPSLVLVALMAAMPVWLPWLLKPAAKSYGVNFQRYEREGYSRFLLHQLTFTNKTVSLSAERVGAFTPPAWLWNALKGRTNSPFLQVHQWEATQNQSQPGSGSKGEASVFTNIANAQRAVDLLLKWMPYATLTNGLWHAASNQELKIPEITWLAGRLRMRAVQTNGLEAIVDVTRRTSRIFDLAASIPNLALQMDGALTNTGSEIQLSGAMLWQSNRVALAAEFGRSSVLPQSARVVANDFAVPGQMLKLEQYGNLTGTLRGNWNAAGLATNDSFVPQFELELNARGAPASAEMPPIEIVVRASGTTNRARIDSAEVRLPWLDARFSEQTEVQFSPPFLTAPAALHVRADLSRQEQIPGTGILEGGAQLFPSTNRYPRVAFHLNGTDVTVSNLQMRSVQLEGEFEWPLVQLRGTRVRLTDGSEALVAGTLDLETRMLENGVMRTEGAFGRDLLPQGYEFESLSGESHVQGALTNLEHAGSMRLTQMKMPGGKPIDIALNWNGTRENFRRLELQIVSGAASVRAVAAGGVSRDRSELTLHELAVHTSARGDLVLQQPVTASFSRGVVTNSNAWRLDVSPVLLTGPAEAIEMRTAIDWPSRGAMNLSATNLSTDLLADFIKPPKAPVVVDTIQVKTVWTNGPMLFGIAAQLRSTNAAAGEFALHANISGDEDATVIHEFSLSTSTQVVARAEGTIPMALRPGSTNGFLDLRSDGELNVRAFTETNSAVWNQLAEQLPIRLIAPELHIDISGTWVRPSGVIRAKAEKIELTTARAVPSLTDLNLNVNLDEESARAELKAAVQEQPVSARGVVPLGRGFWESLRNERRLPDWHEATAELHIENAKLAAFVDFAPEVLAPQGDLTVNARLEPGMRLGGELILYNAGTRPLQSLGPVRGIDARILFAGTNVVLTNFTAEIGGQRVRAQGNAALNEAVLREKQLPDFNLHVRGENVPLVRQASVLVRSDLNLSITNRGATNGVVSGKVQLRESFFLSSLGDLAPGRVASPKRRPPYFSLDKEPFAGWRLNLDVEGERFLRAQSPFFRGTVSTTMRVEGTLKEPLALGEVRINSGTVTFPFGSLDVKQGFVSLTSADPYHPQLFVSAEAQRMGYDIQMDVTGPADQPVVQFSSSPPLSSEQIVLMLTTGQTPQGVATATSTRQRAQGIALFVGKNILSDIGIGGGGDGRLTIRSGEQVTDSGKPTYDLEYRLTDDWSVVGEYDRFSQYNLGMKWRVYTK from the coding sequence GTGGGCCGCAAACGACAATTGCTGGTGCGATGGCTGGTTATTCCGTCGCTGGTGCTGGTGGCGTTGATGGCAGCCATGCCCGTGTGGCTGCCCTGGCTGCTTAAGCCTGCGGCGAAGTCGTACGGCGTGAATTTCCAGCGGTACGAACGCGAGGGGTACTCCCGGTTTTTGCTGCATCAGCTCACGTTTACCAACAAGACGGTCAGTTTGAGCGCGGAGCGGGTAGGGGCGTTCACGCCTCCAGCGTGGCTTTGGAACGCCTTGAAAGGACGGACCAACAGTCCTTTCCTGCAGGTCCACCAATGGGAGGCCACACAGAACCAATCTCAGCCCGGCAGCGGTTCCAAGGGCGAGGCGTCTGTATTTACCAACATTGCGAATGCTCAGCGTGCAGTGGATCTGCTGCTGAAATGGATGCCCTACGCAACTCTGACGAATGGGCTATGGCATGCCGCTTCCAACCAGGAATTGAAAATCCCCGAGATCACCTGGCTTGCTGGGCGGCTGCGAATGCGCGCCGTGCAAACGAACGGGTTGGAAGCCATCGTGGATGTCACGAGAAGAACGTCACGCATCTTCGACCTGGCCGCGTCCATTCCAAACCTTGCGTTGCAAATGGACGGAGCACTCACCAATACAGGATCTGAAATTCAGTTGTCGGGTGCGATGCTCTGGCAAAGTAATCGGGTTGCCCTGGCAGCAGAATTCGGACGCAGCTCAGTGCTGCCGCAGTCGGCCCGGGTGGTGGCGAACGACTTCGCGGTGCCTGGCCAGATGCTGAAGCTTGAGCAGTATGGCAACTTGACCGGCACATTGAGGGGCAACTGGAACGCTGCAGGCCTCGCCACGAACGACAGCTTCGTTCCCCAGTTCGAGCTGGAACTGAACGCCCGTGGCGCCCCTGCGTCAGCAGAGATGCCGCCCATTGAAATCGTCGTGCGCGCTTCTGGCACAACGAATCGCGCCCGGATCGATTCCGCGGAGGTGCGCCTCCCGTGGCTGGACGCGCGATTCTCCGAACAAACCGAGGTTCAGTTTTCTCCCCCCTTTCTGACCGCCCCGGCCGCGTTGCACGTCCGCGCGGATCTTTCGCGGCAAGAGCAGATTCCGGGGACGGGAATTCTCGAGGGCGGAGCCCAGTTGTTTCCATCGACCAATCGCTACCCGCGAGTTGCGTTCCACCTGAATGGAACGGACGTAACCGTTTCAAACCTGCAGATGCGCAGCGTGCAGCTCGAAGGCGAATTTGAATGGCCGCTGGTGCAGTTGCGCGGAACGCGAGTTAGGCTTACGGATGGCTCCGAGGCGCTCGTGGCGGGCACCTTGGATTTGGAAACGAGGATGCTGGAGAACGGAGTGATGCGAACCGAAGGAGCCTTCGGGCGAGACCTGCTGCCGCAAGGCTACGAGTTCGAATCGCTCTCGGGCGAGTCGCATGTGCAGGGGGCGTTGACGAATCTTGAGCATGCGGGATCGATGCGGCTGACACAGATGAAAATGCCTGGCGGGAAGCCGATCGACATTGCACTGAACTGGAATGGAACACGCGAGAATTTCCGCCGCCTCGAGCTGCAAATAGTTTCTGGAGCGGCATCCGTGCGGGCGGTTGCTGCGGGAGGGGTTTCGCGGGATCGAAGTGAGTTAACGTTGCACGAACTGGCGGTTCATACTTCGGCTCGCGGAGATCTTGTTCTCCAGCAGCCGGTCACCGCGAGTTTTTCGCGTGGCGTCGTGACGAACAGCAACGCGTGGCGGTTGGATGTGTCGCCCGTCTTGCTGACGGGACCCGCAGAGGCAATCGAGATGAGGACCGCCATCGACTGGCCGTCGCGAGGTGCCATGAATCTTTCCGCCACTAACTTGAGCACGGATCTATTGGCTGACTTCATCAAGCCTCCGAAAGCACCTGTGGTTGTTGACACGATTCAGGTCAAGACCGTTTGGACAAACGGCCCGATGTTGTTCGGCATTGCAGCCCAATTGCGCAGCACGAACGCCGCGGCCGGAGAGTTCGCGCTGCATGCAAATATCAGCGGTGATGAGGACGCCACCGTCATTCACGAGTTTTCACTGAGCACCAGCACGCAGGTCGTCGCGCGCGCGGAAGGAACAATCCCGATGGCTCTGCGTCCCGGATCCACGAATGGCTTCCTCGATCTTAGATCCGACGGCGAGTTGAACGTGCGCGCCTTCACGGAAACGAACTCCGCTGTCTGGAATCAGCTGGCGGAACAGTTGCCGATTCGCCTCATCGCTCCCGAGCTTCACATCGATATTTCAGGAACCTGGGTGCGGCCATCGGGGGTCATTCGCGCAAAGGCGGAGAAAATTGAACTGACAACTGCGAGAGCGGTGCCATCACTAACGGACTTGAACCTCAATGTGAATCTCGACGAGGAATCAGCGCGCGCGGAGCTGAAGGCTGCTGTTCAGGAGCAGCCGGTTTCAGCCCGCGGCGTTGTTCCCCTGGGCCGGGGTTTCTGGGAATCGCTGCGAAATGAACGTCGCCTGCCGGATTGGCACGAGGCGACAGCAGAGCTGCATATTGAGAACGCAAAGCTCGCGGCGTTTGTGGACTTCGCGCCCGAAGTGCTCGCGCCGCAGGGAGACTTGACGGTCAACGCAAGGCTCGAGCCGGGAATGCGCTTGGGCGGTGAGTTGATTCTGTACAATGCCGGAACGCGTCCGTTGCAATCACTGGGACCTGTCCGCGGGATCGATGCACGGATCCTGTTTGCGGGCACCAACGTGGTGCTGACGAATTTCACAGCCGAAATCGGGGGGCAGCGCGTCAGGGCCCAGGGCAATGCCGCGTTGAACGAGGCAGTATTGCGTGAGAAACAATTGCCCGACTTCAATTTGCATGTGCGAGGTGAGAACGTTCCTCTCGTCCGCCAGGCAAGTGTTCTCGTGCGATCCGATCTCAACCTGTCGATCACGAACCGTGGAGCAACAAACGGGGTTGTGTCGGGAAAAGTGCAGCTGCGTGAAAGTTTTTTCCTGAGCAGCCTCGGTGACCTCGCGCCCGGCAGGGTGGCCTCGCCGAAACGCCGCCCTCCCTACTTCAGCCTTGATAAGGAACCGTTTGCCGGATGGCGGCTGAATCTCGATGTCGAAGGTGAAAGGTTCCTCCGCGCGCAAAGTCCGTTCTTCCGCGGGACTGTTTCGACCACGATGCGGGTGGAGGGAACATTGAAGGAACCGCTCGCACTGGGGGAAGTGCGGATCAACTCCGGAACTGTCACGTTCCCATTCGGCAGCCTCGACGTGAAGCAAGGCTTTGTCTCGCTGACGAGTGCGGATCCCTATCATCCGCAGCTGTTTGTATCGGCTGAGGCACAGCGCATGGGATATGACATTCAGATGGACGTGACTGGCCCCGCGGATCAGCCTGTCGTCCAGTTTTCGTCGAGCCCGCCGTTGAGCTCAGAACAGATCGTTCTGATGCTGACGACAGGCCAGACGCCGCAAGGCGTGGCCACCGCGACAAGCACTCGGCAGCGTGCGCAGGGTATCGCTTTGTTCGTCGGGAAAAACATCCTGAGTGATATCGGGATTGGCGGGGGAGGGGATGGCAGGCTGACTATTCGATCTGGCGAACAGGTGACCGATTCAGGCAAGCCTACTTACGACCTGGAGTACAGGCTTACGGATGACTGGTCGGTCGTTGGCGAATACGATCGTTTCAGTCAATACAATCTCGGGATGAAATGGCGCGTTTACACCAAGTGA